TCAGTCCTGACTCCTGAGCGGTGGCACATGACACCTTTTGTGATCATGATATGGTGCCCCCCTGTATATATCATAGAATGTACcttaatgattttttatacaatttttaagaTACACTAACTTATGTCTAACCTTTCAAGTGCAGTGGTGTTTAATTTATTGACGACATGGCTTCTGTTCTTCAATTCTGTAATAACCTTTTGAATTGCTTGTTTCCAGGCTCTGCGGTTGATTAAATATGCTGTTGGGAAGTCTGGTACTGATTTCAAGCGGGAAATGCAACGGCACTCAGCAGCTATGCGTCAGCTTGTTCACTACAAGGGGCACCCTGATCCGTTGAAAGGGGATTCTCTTAATAAGGCCGTCCGTGAAACAGCAAATGATGCTATTGCTGCTATTTTCTCCACAGAGGACCCTAAACCAGCTGTTGCAACAGAAGGTCTTGGCAAGCGCATACAGGGTTTTGGAAATACTAATTTTGAGCCATCAAGGGATGACAAAAAATCTTTCCTTAGCGAGTTAAGTGAAGTAGTGGGCATTGGCAGTGCTTCCATTAAACAGGGTTTGAGCAACTTTGCTGCATCTCATTCATCAATGATAACGAATGATAATGGTGGTCCGTACAAGAGCCCAAACCTTCGAAGGTCTCTGACCACAGAAACTGATAAATATGGTAGGTATGATCCAAGTGAAATTCAAGGGGAGAGTCGTTCTTCATCTGGTTCTTCAAAGAACATGACTTCTGGTTCATGGGGTCCTAGTCCATCCAGTTCTGCACCAACTGATGATGCTGGTTCAAGTCAAACAGGGGTTAAGACTCGTGAGGAGAGACTTTTAGATACAATCGCAACTTCAAGTGGTGTACGGTTGCAACCAACTAGAGATGCTCTGCAATTATTTCTAACAGAAGCCACTAAATTGGATGCAGTTGCTTTGAGCCATGCCCTTGAGAACAAATTGAATTCTCCTTTATGGCAGGTGGCTTTATGATGCTTTTTGTTGATCTAGTTTAACCTTACAATATTCATATCTGCAATGGGACGGGGGTAAAGATGTCTAAATTGTGGTTTTAACTGTTCTGACAAGTGACTAGTGTTATATTGCATGCacaatttgatatgtttttgtcATTGTCCAGTCAAATGGAAGAACTGTTGATAGGCTAATATATAGATACTTTAAACATATGCAtgttcttttaaaatttaacaagtgcgtcttaagatttcaaaacttcaaaagaaaataactatatatggAAAAGATTTAACCACACAGACTGGTTATGACTTACGACTTGTGACCTGGCTCTACACATTTTATGATTAGAAGTTTAGCGCTGTATATAATAGAGAGTGGTATGTAAGCATAATAATGCTTAACTCAGGATCCAATTTTCAAGATGGTGCATACTTTGTTTGAAGAATAATATGTGAAAATGCACTTTTGCATGATAACAGTGCTTAGTTAAGGGCTTCTCCACGTGCATTCGTTGCAGTTCATGTCTCTTAGTATATTTATGTAATATGTACATATCCAGTGTGCTAGCATACTGGTTCTGAAAATTATTAGGCAGTGATCTGCAAATCCTTTTTAACATGACCAGTGGAATCAGAGAGTTTTGCCTTGTTATATGTTCCAATTTTTGGATGGAAGCCCACATATAGCACCTGAACTTTAAAACCGGGCATCTAACTTCCCTGTGTAATAATTCCACGTATCCACCTGAAGTGGTTTTGCATAGTAGTTTCGCCTATAACCACCTTAATATACTGCTCATTCAATGTTTGTTAGGACTAGTACATGAACTTCCATTGGAATTAAACTAGGGGTTAGCAGTACGGATATTCTCATAACGGACATGTTCATTATTATTGAAGTTTTTTGACcctttcatatattttaataaaatattatctcaCATTATTTATATACCTGCTTAGATCATATTATCCACCATTCTTTTCACTTCATAATTTTTCGGTATATTTGTTTACTTCTCAGGTTCGCATGAAGGCAATTTGTGTACTGGAAGCAATTGTAAGGAAACAGGATACTGATCCTTATTCGATCATTACTTCATATTTCTGTGAGAACAGTGCATCTGTTGTTAGATGCTGCGAGCTTCCGCAGGTTTCTCTCAGAGAAAAAGCTTCAAAGGTCAGTGAAGTTGCAAGCCATTAATAAAAGAAAGTTATACAGTGgaccttttattttctacaaATTGCTTTGCTTCTCCTtaattctccctctctcggcTATAGCTATTTCTACCTGCAATTGTCAGTATATAATGGGCCGTGCTATTCTTAGGTCTTAAATCTGCTGGTTGGGGAACAACCTACTGGAACCAATAATCTTTCAGAAACAAAGACTACAATACCTGCTGCACAGATGCCTGATTTGATTGATACAGGGGATCAAGATGACCCTGGGGCTCAAAATTCAGCTCAGGAAGGCAGTGAGAAGATAGTGGGGAATAGAACATATTCTTGTTCTGTTGATGATTTGCTTGGTGTTGAACCTATTGCTGATATAAGTACCACCATCAGTAATGGTAATGGAAGTGATCCATTTGCAGATGTGTCATTCCATGAGGTGGAGACTAAGGATACTAATGACCTATTCTCGGGGATGAAggtagaagaaaaaacatctTCAGCCTTACATGATAGTTCATcaataaacaaaaatgaattGCCAGATATTTTTGGCAGCAGCCCTGAGCCATTCTTCCAAGAAAGTGTAGAGGACAAAGGAACTGTGAATGATTTGATGGGAGGTTTGAACCTTAATGGAACTGCCGAAGCTCAGCCTGGAGTTAAAACAGAAGCTAACAACAACACTGTCAATGTTTCACAGCTCTTTGACATGAACAGTCAAACAAGCAATATGGCCAATTCTGCAGCAATGACTGGTATTCTTGGTCAAAGCTCCTTTTATCAGCAACAGCAGGTTCCCTTGCAGTACAACATGCCACCACAGATGCTGTTCAATCCATCATTTGCTGGGCAGCAATTAAACTATGGTGCTATGGGTGTTCTTCTtgctcagcagcagcaacttCTGCAAAATCTAGGAAATTTCAATGCTGGGTTGGGACACTCATCTTTCAATACAATGAGCAGCGGAAATGCATCTGTGCTTCCTGATATCTTCAATTCAAGTAACCAACCTCAACATGTTGCTGTGATGAGCAACTCAAAGAAGGAAGAAACTAAagcttttgattttgtttcggTATGTGCTTCCATTCTTTCCCTAGTTTCTTCTTTCGTTTCATATAGACATGTGCAAATGTTACCAGCGGCCATAATGCATGGCACCCATGAATCTATGATAGTTGCGTAAGTCTGTTAACAGTTCTAATTTCTTCCAGGATCATCTCGCAGCAGCACGTGGTTCAAAAAAGTAAATCGAATGCAGTGAGTCTGCCCAGACTGTAGCAACAACGCAATTGCTTGGCTTCTCGCAAACTTCGCTCATATCGTGAGAGTTCCATTGATTAATTGGATGAATCGCACGAACAAATTTTGCATGGTTTGCTGCAACAGATGACCAGAGGAAGGATACAGCTGGAGATTGTGTTGTATCATGTATCTagacaaaatttgattttatgttgaAATAAACTGTACCTATCTTCTCAGTTCCTTTTGATGTcgtcttgttttattttaaagagtCAAGACTTGTAGATTGCTCTTTCAGGCGGGATTTTGATTTTGCTACTGTACAACATATTGGTTCTTTTGAAGGGAATTGTAAAGTTTGCTACGTTAATAACAGGTGCCATACGGGAATAATGCTTCATGAATCATACTGATCACGTGTCGAGTACATTATATCTGTCTGCATAGTGCAAATTGTGTATTATACATAGCGTGACAATGAGCTAGAAGTATCTAGTGAAGTATTTATTGTCTAGTGAGAAAATGCGTACGAGAGTTACTGGCAACATGGAGTTGCACATTGTTCAAACACTGTGGGGAAGATGGTTCTACTGCCTGTGTCTTAAAATAGAAAACTGCCTACATCTTACGATGAAAACTGGACTGGATATATCCTAGCTAGTAtgtacaatttaaatttaaatgaacAGATATGTCTAATTCaagactatattttttattttttgagacAGGAGTAGTTGCAATGTGAAGTGTGATGAGAAGGAATTCGAGTTGTTTCttgttaacaatttaaaatattttgaattattgTTAAACTTTCTAGGAAGAAACATTAGGGATAGATCATAAGAAAAATCAGCATTAGATGTGAAGCAAACAAACAATTCAGACCAATGCATGGTCGATCCAGGGCAGAGACCTATGTTACCGGCTCGATCCCAAATGTTGTTACTCAGTCTCATGCTTACCCATGCGGTTTGGTAGTAGAGATTACTACGTTAGTAGTaagtaatttatgagtaaaacatttttatacgTGTTTGTAACCATTAAAAAGCAAGTACGGTAAAAtatactacaataaaaaagacata
This is a stretch of genomic DNA from Oryza brachyantha chromosome 1, ObraRS2, whole genome shotgun sequence. It encodes these proteins:
- the LOC102705016 gene encoding protein MODIFIED TRANSPORT TO THE VACUOLE 1, translating into MDQSRRAVESYWRSRMVDGVTADDDKVAPVYKLEEICELLRASDAGIVKEVADFVLKRLDNKSPVVKQKALRLIKYAVGKSGTDFKREMQRHSAAMRQLVHYKGHPDPLKGDSLNKAVRETANDAIAAIFSTEDPKPAVATEGLGKRIQGFGNTNFEPSRDDKKSFLSELSEVVGIGSASIKQGLSNFAASHSSMITNDNGGPYKSPNLRRSLTTETDKYGRYDPSEIQGESRSSSGSSKNMTSGSWGPSPSSSAPTDDAGSSQTGVKTREERLLDTIATSSGVRLQPTRDALQLFLTEATKLDAVALSHALENKLNSPLWQVRMKAICVLEAIVRKQDTDPYSIITSYFCENSASVVRCCELPQVSLREKASKVLNLLVGEQPTGTNNLSETKTTIPAAQMPDLIDTGDQDDPGAQNSAQEGSEKIVGNRTYSCSVDDLLGVEPIADISTTISNGNGSDPFADVSFHEVETKDTNDLFSGMKVEEKTSSALHDSSSINKNELPDIFGSSPEPFFQESVEDKGTVNDLMGGLNLNGTAEAQPGVKTEANNNTVNVSQLFDMNSQTSNMANSAAMTGILGQSSFYQQQQVPLQYNMPPQMLFNPSFAGQQLNYGAMGVLLAQQQQLLQNLGNFNAGLGHSSFNTMSSGNASVLPDIFNSSNQPQHVAVMSNSKKEETKAFDFVSDHLAAARGSKK